Proteins encoded in a region of the Bacteroidota bacterium genome:
- a CDS encoding OmpA family protein: MLSLSRLFVVVCVTLLLGPGLSAQSILERARRAAERGAERAVEREAERRADRAVSGAIACAMGDRQCAREAEADGKEVVYVDADGEPVEDQDAAAQATRDGEDGAAPDTTRPGTGIWANYDFVPGDRVLYYHDFEGTRTGNFPSRLDYIAGTLDVVEMTEGRTENKVLRVGEGTSEGGPGGNGCFTIPLPEALPERYTMQFRVRTSDPQRRARVRLFSDGSDDTPDTRCTYPPDPHVVLSNAEQGLKLPGGVKAMGDVGFQPDTWYDVAVAVDGPYWKMYVNGTRVSNVPRVDFPRASKLHVFMNVYRYSVFLDDLRIAEGGPRSLYDDLEADGFVSTTGILFDTGSARIKPESTPTLNEVLDMLNDHGDLSLLIEGHTDSDGGDASNQTLSEDRAAAVKAYLVDNGIDAGRLDTAGHGESEPVADNETPEGKAQNRRVVFSKRE, from the coding sequence ATGCTGTCGCTCTCTCGCCTCTTCGTCGTCGTGTGTGTCACGCTGCTACTCGGGCCGGGTTTGAGCGCACAGTCCATCCTGGAGCGGGCGCGGCGGGCTGCCGAACGTGGTGCCGAGCGGGCCGTCGAGCGCGAGGCGGAGCGCCGGGCCGACCGTGCGGTGTCTGGAGCTATCGCCTGTGCGATGGGCGACCGGCAGTGCGCCCGCGAGGCCGAAGCCGATGGCAAGGAGGTCGTCTACGTCGATGCCGACGGCGAGCCCGTCGAGGACCAGGATGCCGCCGCCCAAGCGACGCGCGACGGAGAGGACGGCGCCGCCCCCGACACCACGCGCCCGGGCACAGGCATCTGGGCCAACTACGACTTCGTCCCCGGCGACCGCGTGCTCTACTATCACGACTTCGAGGGCACCCGCACCGGCAACTTCCCCTCGCGCCTCGACTACATCGCGGGCACGCTCGACGTGGTCGAGATGACCGAAGGCAGGACGGAGAACAAGGTCCTTCGCGTGGGCGAAGGCACAAGCGAGGGCGGGCCGGGCGGTAACGGCTGCTTCACGATCCCGCTGCCCGAGGCGCTGCCTGAGCGCTACACGATGCAGTTCCGCGTCCGCACGAGCGACCCGCAGCGTCGCGCCCGCGTCCGGCTCTTCTCCGACGGCAGCGACGACACGCCCGACACGCGCTGCACCTATCCGCCCGACCCGCACGTCGTCCTCAGCAACGCCGAGCAAGGGCTGAAACTCCCCGGCGGCGTGAAGGCCATGGGCGATGTCGGCTTCCAGCCCGACACGTGGTACGACGTCGCCGTGGCGGTGGACGGGCCCTACTGGAAGATGTACGTCAACGGCACCCGCGTCTCCAACGTGCCGCGTGTCGACTTCCCGCGCGCGAGCAAGCTGCACGTGTTCATGAACGTCTACCGCTACAGCGTTTTCCTCGACGACCTCCGCATCGCTGAGGGCGGACCGCGCTCGCTCTACGACGACCTCGAGGCCGACGGCTTCGTCTCCACGACGGGCATCCTCTTCGACACCGGCAGCGCCCGCATCAAGCCCGAGTCCACGCCGACGCTCAACGAGGTGCTCGACATGCTCAACGATCACGGCGACTTGAGCCTGCTCATCGAGGGCCACACCGACAGCGACGGCGGGGATGCCTCCAACCAGACGCTCTCCGAGGACCGCGCCGCTGCCGTGAAGGCCTACCTCGTCGACAACGGCATCGACGCAGGCCGTCTCGACACGGCGGGGCACGGCGAGAGCGAGCCCGTGGCCGACAACGAGACGCCCGAGGGCAAGGCGCAGAACCGCCGCGTGGTGTTCAGCAAGAGGGAATAG
- a CDS encoding phosphoribosylanthranilate isomerase, whose translation MTKTKICGITQLQDARVCAGYGANYLGFIQYEDSPRYVEPAVAKEIIGWVAGAQPVGVFVNEDAETINRRCAEVGFQLAQLHGHEPPEVVAAVEVPVIKAVHVQHDAASEQLRFLMEPYEGLADYFLLDTHKTSLWGGTGESFNWRLARELAGDFPLFLAGGIGAHNVAEALRMRPYAVDLSSSVESEPGVKDYDKLAAFFDAFYEAVEEES comes from the coding sequence ATGACCAAAACCAAAATCTGCGGCATCACGCAGCTCCAGGATGCACGCGTCTGTGCAGGCTATGGGGCCAATTACCTCGGCTTCATCCAGTACGAAGACAGCCCCCGCTACGTCGAGCCTGCCGTGGCGAAGGAGATCATCGGCTGGGTGGCGGGCGCGCAGCCCGTGGGCGTGTTCGTGAACGAGGACGCCGAGACGATCAACCGCCGCTGCGCCGAGGTCGGCTTCCAACTCGCGCAGCTGCACGGCCACGAGCCACCGGAGGTCGTCGCTGCCGTCGAAGTACCCGTCATCAAGGCCGTCCACGTCCAGCACGACGCGGCCAGCGAACAGCTTCGGTTCCTCATGGAGCCGTATGAGGGCCTCGCCGACTACTTTCTCCTCGACACGCACAAGACGAGCCTCTGGGGCGGTACGGGCGAGAGCTTCAACTGGCGCCTCGCCCGCGAGTTGGCGGGCGACTTCCCGCTCTTCCTCGCGGGCGGCATCGGCGCGCACAACGTGGCCGAGGCGTTGCGCATGCGGCCCTACGCCGTGGACCTCTCCTCGTCCGTCGAGTCCGAGCCCGGCGTGAAGGACTACGACAAGCTCGCCGCCTTCTTCGACGCGTTCTACGAGGCGGTCGAAGAAGAGTCGTAG
- a CDS encoding FAD-binding oxidoreductase, which translates to MSTTSLWQADTPAAPPPAQLPDAVDIAVVGGGVAGCAAAYWLRQHAPDLRVALVERGALASGASGRNAGFLLQGTAADVVQAVEEYGEDIARRIWAFTQENQRLVEALPAGAIRREAVGSAIAAASPDDANRLERGADLLADLGTNARYLDAAAANRTLGTARFAGALLVDDDGALDPVRLVRYLASESGATLVTHTPVEALEADRRGTLVHTARGTIRAERVVLALNAYAPLLVPDLALFVRPVRAQMLATAPVAPTLTRPVYSHEGYYYVRQHANGRLLVGGARHLHRDEEVGYEDATTPALQAGLEAYLAEHVPAVSPVQVERRWSGTMGFSPDGLPLVGALPGHPESRWCGGFTGHGMGFAVRLARLVVCEMMGEDDAYADLFAWERVAGPGSQVAGLDTVGPAT; encoded by the coding sequence ATGTCTACGACCTCGCTCTGGCAAGCCGATACGCCCGCGGCACCGCCCCCCGCACAACTCCCAGACGCGGTAGATATCGCGGTGGTCGGCGGCGGCGTGGCGGGCTGCGCGGCGGCCTACTGGCTGCGGCAGCACGCCCCGGATTTGCGCGTTGCCCTCGTGGAACGGGGGGCGTTGGCGAGCGGGGCGTCGGGCCGCAACGCAGGCTTCCTGCTGCAAGGCACTGCCGCCGACGTAGTGCAAGCCGTCGAGGAATATGGCGAGGACATCGCGCGACGCATCTGGGCATTCACGCAGGAGAACCAGCGGCTTGTCGAAGCGCTGCCCGCCGGCGCGATCCGCCGCGAGGCCGTCGGCAGCGCCATCGCCGCCGCGAGCCCCGACGACGCCAACCGCCTCGAACGCGGGGCCGATCTGCTCGCTGACCTCGGTACGAACGCCCGCTACCTCGACGCGGCGGCTGCTAACCGCACGCTTGGCACGGCGCGCTTCGCCGGTGCGCTCCTCGTGGACGACGACGGCGCGCTCGACCCCGTGCGGCTCGTACGGTACCTGGCCAGCGAGAGCGGTGCCACGCTCGTAACGCATACGCCTGTCGAAGCGTTGGAGGCCGACCGTAGGGGTACGCTCGTTCACACCGCACGCGGCACCATCCGGGCCGAGCGGGTCGTACTTGCGCTCAACGCCTACGCGCCGCTGCTCGTCCCGGACCTGGCCCTGTTCGTCCGGCCCGTCCGCGCGCAGATGCTCGCCACGGCACCCGTCGCGCCGACCCTCACGCGGCCCGTCTACTCGCACGAGGGCTACTACTATGTCCGCCAGCACGCCAACGGCCGCCTTCTGGTCGGCGGCGCACGGCACCTCCATCGGGATGAGGAGGTCGGCTACGAAGACGCCACTACGCCTGCGTTGCAAGCCGGCCTCGAAGCCTACCTCGCTGAGCACGTTCCCGCTGTCTCGCCCGTCCAGGTCGAGCGGCGGTGGAGCGGGACGATGGGCTTCTCGCCCGACGGCCTCCCGCTCGTGGGTGCGCTGCCAGGGCACCCTGAGAGCCGCTGGTGCGGCGGCTTCACCGGGCACGGCATGGGCTTCGCCGTCCGCCTCGCCCGCCTCGTCGTCTGCGAGATGATGGGCGAGGACGACGCGTACGCCGACCTGTTCGCCTGGGAGCGCGTCGCAGGTCCTGGGTCACAGGTCGCAGGTCTGGACACGGTTGGACCTGCGACTTAA
- a CDS encoding GNAT family N-acetyltransferase: MSALTTKRLVLRHLTAADAPFVLRLLNEPSFLRFIGDRGVRTEAAARDYLATGLWARYADVGHGLYAVERKTDEAVLGICGLLKRDTLDAPDLGFALLPEHWGQGYAHEAAAAILGQEVPALGLDRVLAITVPDNTASIALLTRLGFRHEATPGDATVERYVWTR; encoded by the coding sequence ATGAGCGCGCTCACGACCAAACGATTGGTGCTGCGTCACCTGACCGCTGCCGACGCGCCGTTTGTGCTGCGCTTGCTCAACGAGCCGTCGTTCCTGCGCTTCATCGGCGACCGTGGCGTGCGCACGGAGGCCGCCGCCCGAGACTATCTGGCCACCGGGCTCTGGGCGCGCTACGCCGACGTGGGGCACGGCCTCTATGCGGTCGAGCGAAAGACGGACGAGGCCGTGCTCGGCATCTGCGGCCTGCTGAAGCGCGACACGCTCGACGCGCCCGACCTCGGCTTCGCACTCCTGCCGGAGCACTGGGGGCAGGGGTACGCCCACGAGGCCGCTGCCGCCATTCTCGGCCAAGAAGTCCCCGCGCTCGGGCTCGACCGCGTCCTCGCGATCACCGTGCCTGACAACACCGCCTCCATCGCCTTGCTCACGCGGCTAGGCTTCCGCCACGAGGCCACTCCCGGCGACGCCACCGTGGAGCGCTATGTGTGGACGCGCTGA